Proteins from a single region of Desulfovibrio sp. Huiquan2017:
- a CDS encoding aspartate-semialdehyde dehydrogenase encodes MSKNFVVAVCGATGAVGQEMLSVLEQRDFPYSKVIPLASARSVGKKVECKGEELSVQELTKDSFEGVDIALFSAGGAISKEFAPIAAQAGCVVVDNSAAWRMDPECPLVVPEVNPEDLDWHKGIIANPNCSTIQMMVALKPIHDEARIKRVVVSTYQAVSGTGHKAIEELENQVRRLMSGQPVVADVYPHQIAFNCLPHIDVFLDNGYTKEEMKMVNETVKIMGDPNIKVTATCVRVPVFYGHSESVNIETELKLTADDVRALLAKAPGVTVEDYPEKLIYPMAINASGEDDTFVGRIREDETIENGINMWIVSDNIRKGAALNTIQIAETLIERDLVRVP; translated from the coding sequence ATGAGCAAGAATTTCGTTGTCGCGGTGTGCGGCGCCACGGGCGCGGTGGGCCAGGAGATGTTGAGCGTCCTGGAACAGAGGGATTTCCCCTACAGCAAGGTCATTCCCCTGGCTTCCGCCCGCAGTGTGGGCAAGAAGGTCGAGTGCAAGGGCGAGGAACTGTCCGTGCAGGAACTGACCAAGGATTCCTTCGAGGGCGTGGACATCGCCTTGTTTTCGGCCGGAGGTGCCATCAGCAAGGAATTCGCTCCCATCGCGGCCCAGGCCGGCTGCGTGGTGGTGGACAACTCCGCGGCCTGGCGCATGGACCCCGAGTGCCCCCTGGTGGTGCCCGAGGTGAATCCCGAGGATCTGGACTGGCACAAGGGCATAATAGCCAACCCTAACTGTTCCACCATCCAGATGATGGTCGCGCTCAAGCCCATCCATGACGAAGCCCGGATCAAGCGCGTGGTCGTATCCACCTACCAAGCCGTGTCCGGCACCGGCCACAAGGCCATCGAGGAACTGGAGAATCAGGTCCGCCGCCTCATGTCCGGCCAGCCCGTGGTGGCCGACGTGTATCCGCACCAGATCGCCTTCAATTGCCTGCCGCACATCGACGTTTTCTTGGACAACGGCTACACCAAGGAAGAGATGAAGATGGTCAACGAGACCGTCAAGATCATGGGCGACCCGAACATCAAGGTTACCGCCACCTGCGTGCGCGTGCCGGTCTTCTACGGCCACTCCGAGTCCGTGAACATCGAGACCGAACTCAAGCTGACCGCCGACGATGTCCGCGCCCTGCTTGCCAAGGCCCCGGGCGTGACCGTCGAGGACTACCCGGAGAAGCTCATCTACCCCATGGCCATCAATGCCTCGGGCGAGGACGACACCTTCGTCGGCCGCATCCGAGAGGACGAGACCATCGAGAATGGCATCAACATGTGGATCGTTTCCGACAACATCCGCAAGGGCGCGGCCCTGAACACCATCCAGATCGCCGAGACCCTGATCGAGCGCGACCTGGTGCGTGTACCCTAA
- the metF gene encoding methylenetetrahydrofolate reductase [NAD(P)H], with translation MRVCDLIDGKSPFISMEFFPPKEREAWPAFFEVVDKLKVLDPLFASVTYGAGGGTQDNTLEIATRMKREHGIEPVTHLTSVGASAEKLDVFLESLIEAGIENVLALRGDPPRGVVDFDFNAQEFKHASDLVEFIRAGYPSLCVGGAAYPEPHCESPSIRSDLDMVHLKVRKGAEFLVTQLFFDNRMYFDYVERLKLMGADVPVIPGILPIMSLKSAKFILGLCGAAIPGKFLSALEKAHEEGGDDAVYKLGIDYATKQARELIAGGAPGVHLYTLNRAEAVLEIGKNLNI, from the coding sequence TTGCGCGTTTGTGATCTGATCGACGGGAAGTCCCCGTTCATCTCCATGGAGTTTTTTCCGCCCAAGGAGCGGGAGGCCTGGCCCGCCTTTTTCGAGGTGGTCGACAAGCTCAAGGTCCTTGATCCCCTGTTCGCGTCCGTGACCTACGGCGCGGGCGGCGGCACACAGGACAATACCCTGGAGATCGCCACCCGCATGAAACGGGAACACGGCATCGAGCCGGTCACCCACCTGACCAGCGTGGGGGCGTCGGCCGAGAAGCTGGACGTCTTTTTGGAGAGCCTCATCGAGGCCGGCATCGAAAACGTCCTGGCCCTTCGCGGCGATCCGCCCCGGGGCGTGGTGGATTTCGATTTCAATGCCCAGGAGTTCAAGCACGCCTCGGACCTCGTCGAGTTCATCCGCGCGGGCTATCCCTCCCTGTGCGTGGGCGGCGCGGCCTATCCCGAGCCGCACTGTGAATCGCCGTCCATCCGGTCCGACCTGGACATGGTCCACCTCAAAGTGCGCAAGGGTGCGGAATTTTTGGTTACGCAGTTGTTTTTCGACAACCGTATGTATTTCGACTATGTGGAGCGGCTCAAGCTCATGGGTGCCGACGTGCCGGTCATCCCCGGCATCCTGCCGATCATGAGCCTGAAGTCCGCCAAGTTCATCCTGGGCCTGTGTGGCGCGGCCATTCCGGGCAAGTTCCTGAGCGCCTTGGAAAAGGCGCATGAGGAGGGCGGTGACGATGCCGTGTACAAACTCGGCATCGACTACGCGACTAAACAGGCCCGTGAACTCATTGCCGGGGGCGCTCCGGGCGTGCATCTGTACACGCTCAACCGCGCCGAGGCCGTTCTGGAAATCGGAAAAAATCTCAATATATAG
- a CDS encoding (deoxy)nucleoside triphosphate pyrophosphohydrolase, translated as MSKPVLDVVAGIIWRDGHYLAVRRPDGGPMAGWWEFPGGKVEPGETREQALVREFREELAVTPDEFAYWRDLRHEYDEFSVHLYFFHITKYSGELQSMENQSMAWVDPGRPPVLDFLPADIVIVDALHGARRCPPGVD; from the coding sequence GTGAGCAAGCCCGTGCTTGATGTGGTGGCGGGCATCATCTGGCGCGACGGACACTATCTGGCCGTGCGGCGGCCTGATGGCGGTCCCATGGCTGGTTGGTGGGAATTTCCGGGCGGCAAAGTGGAGCCGGGGGAGACGCGCGAGCAGGCCCTGGTTCGTGAGTTTCGCGAGGAGTTGGCCGTCACGCCGGATGAGTTCGCCTATTGGCGCGACCTGCGCCATGAGTACGACGAGTTCTCCGTACACCTGTATTTTTTCCATATCACGAAGTATTCAGGCGAGTTGCAGAGCATGGAAAATCAGAGCATGGCCTGGGTCGATCCCGGTCGGCCGCCCGTCCTGGATTTCCTGCCCGCCGACATCGTCATCGTCGATGCCCTACATGGCGCGCGGCGATGCCCGCCGGGCGTGGATTGA
- a CDS encoding ABC-F family ATP-binding cassette domain-containing protein: MSRITVQSLEKSYGGEPIFSDVAFEVAPGMRLALTGPNGCGKSTLLKVLAGEVEPDGGQVTLTKGARVGYVAQEMTGEILERQLLAWVLSALPSWNEFWEDWERAVADGDNARIERLAHRQAEFEERYGYNPDHKARAILTGLGFAEDDLHKRIGELSGGWRERAKLGRVLLQGADVLLLDEPTNHLDLEAVEWLEDYLLNFRGALAFVVHDRIFLNRVGTHVLFLGGAKPILRKGSFDEFLVWDEENREQRRKEADKLSARIENEYKYINKFRVKARKAAQAQSKLKKVEKLERELSQIKEVQATHHRGRSLNFRLPEPKRGDKVAISVVDLEFHYQGGESVWPALNFQLFRGKKVAVVAPNGAGKSTLLKLIAGSLTPSAGHVKIGPGTEMGYFSQHQHEILNLDSSVLGEIRRLSSPGLTEEQVMSVLGLFLLGEPYFDRKVKGLSGGEKSRLLLATLFLAKANLLILDEPTNHLDIETREGLIRALQDYEGTLLFVAHDRYLLNEVAEEVWALDENGLTQHVGGFEAFHALQKQEEACRNGQAACDADEGPEKRKLTKEDKRRQAEERNRLYRELKPLKKKYDKLEEDLEKVLDEQASLEKKMNDPATYEKPEEALKLNAAYKDATEWAETLMEHMAELEGRMEAITGAGDES, from the coding sequence ATGTCCCGCATCACAGTACAGAGCCTTGAGAAATCTTACGGCGGCGAGCCGATCTTTTCCGACGTGGCCTTTGAGGTCGCGCCCGGCATGCGCCTGGCCCTGACCGGCCCCAACGGCTGCGGCAAATCCACTCTGCTCAAAGTCCTGGCCGGGGAAGTCGAGCCCGACGGCGGCCAAGTCACCCTGACCAAGGGAGCCCGCGTGGGGTACGTGGCCCAGGAAATGACCGGAGAAATCCTTGAGCGGCAGCTTCTGGCCTGGGTCCTGTCCGCCCTGCCTTCCTGGAACGAGTTCTGGGAGGATTGGGAACGGGCCGTGGCCGATGGCGACAATGCGCGCATCGAGCGCCTGGCCCATCGGCAGGCGGAGTTCGAAGAGCGTTACGGCTACAACCCCGACCACAAGGCGCGGGCCATTCTGACCGGCCTGGGGTTTGCCGAGGATGACCTGCACAAGCGCATCGGGGAATTGTCCGGCGGTTGGCGCGAACGGGCCAAGCTCGGGCGTGTGCTCTTGCAGGGCGCCGACGTGCTCCTGCTCGACGAACCCACCAACCACCTCGACTTGGAGGCCGTGGAGTGGCTGGAGGACTATCTGCTCAACTTTCGGGGCGCGCTCGCTTTTGTGGTCCACGATCGTATCTTCTTGAATCGCGTGGGCACCCACGTGCTCTTCCTGGGCGGGGCCAAGCCGATTCTGCGCAAGGGCTCCTTCGACGAGTTTCTGGTTTGGGACGAGGAGAATCGGGAGCAGCGGCGCAAGGAAGCGGACAAGCTCTCCGCCAGGATCGAGAACGAATATAAGTACATCAACAAGTTTCGCGTGAAGGCGCGCAAGGCCGCCCAGGCGCAAAGCAAGCTCAAGAAAGTGGAGAAGCTGGAGCGCGAACTGAGCCAGATCAAGGAGGTTCAGGCCACCCATCATCGGGGGCGGAGCCTGAACTTCCGATTGCCCGAGCCCAAGCGCGGCGACAAGGTCGCTATCTCCGTGGTGGATCTTGAATTCCACTACCAGGGCGGCGAGTCGGTCTGGCCTGCTCTGAATTTCCAGCTCTTCCGGGGCAAGAAGGTGGCCGTGGTCGCGCCTAACGGTGCGGGCAAATCGACCCTGCTCAAGCTTATCGCCGGATCCCTGACGCCCTCGGCCGGACACGTCAAGATCGGTCCCGGCACGGAGATGGGCTACTTCAGCCAGCATCAGCATGAAATCCTGAATCTGGACAGCTCGGTCCTGGGCGAGATCCGGCGGCTGTCCAGTCCCGGCCTGACCGAAGAGCAGGTCATGAGCGTGCTCGGCCTGTTCCTGCTCGGCGAACCGTATTTCGATCGCAAGGTCAAGGGGTTGTCCGGCGGAGAGAAGTCCCGCCTGCTCCTGGCCACCCTGTTCCTGGCCAAAGCCAATCTGCTCATCCTGGACGAGCCCACCAACCACCTGGACATAGAGACCCGCGAAGGGCTTATCCGGGCCTTGCAGGACTACGAGGGGACGCTGCTTTTCGTGGCCCACGACCGTTACCTGCTGAACGAGGTGGCGGAGGAGGTCTGGGCTCTGGACGAAAATGGACTGACCCAGCATGTGGGCGGATTCGAGGCGTTTCATGCCCTGCAGAAACAGGAAGAGGCGTGCCGCAACGGCCAGGCCGCTTGCGATGCCGACGAGGGGCCGGAGAAGCGCAAGCTGACCAAGGAGGATAAGCGCCGTCAGGCCGAAGAACGCAATCGGCTCTACCGGGAGCTCAAACCTCTCAAGAAAAAGTACGACAAGCTTGAGGAAGATCTGGAGAAGGTGCTGGACGAGCAGGCGAGCCTGGAGAAGAAAATGAACGATCCCGCAACCTACGAAAAGCCCGAAGAGGCCCTCAAGCTCAACGCGGCCTACAAGGACGCCACCGAATGGGCCGAAACGCTCATGGAGCACATGGCCGAACTCGAAGGCCGCATGGAGGCCATCACCGGGGCGGGTGACGAGTCGTGA
- a CDS encoding GIY-YIG nuclease family protein, protein MRTWHVYLLRCADNSLYCGITNDLNRRLAAHNAGTASKYTRARLPVSLAASTEVDGKSSALKLELAIKKLPAGQKIRRLLEYAGKRCATDG, encoded by the coding sequence ATGCGGACATGGCACGTTTATCTCCTTCGTTGCGCGGACAACAGTCTCTATTGCGGCATCACCAACGACCTGAACCGACGGCTGGCGGCCCACAACGCCGGGACCGCCTCCAAATACACTCGAGCACGGCTTCCGGTGTCCCTGGCGGCCAGCACGGAGGTGGACGGGAAAAGCTCGGCATTGAAACTGGAACTGGCCATCAAGAAGCTCCCGGCCGGACAGAAGATCCGACGACTGCTGGAATACGCCGGCAAGAGATGTGCTACGGACGGATGA
- the leuB gene encoding 3-isopropylmalate dehydrogenase, translated as MKICVMPGDGIGPEIVAQALRVLDKVGDKFGRTFETSEALIGGCAIDAEGVPLPADTVAKCKDSDAVLLGAVGGPQWDTIDPSIRPEKGLLGIRKELGLFANVRPAKLFKQLADACYLRPDIVARGLDVMVVRELTGGIYFGEPRFDGEKDGERFGYNTMVYFEHEIRRIAKVAFEAARKRSKRVCSVDKANVLDVSRVWREIVIDEHKNYPDIELSHLYVDNAAMQLVRDPSQFDVLVTGNLFGDILSDEAAAITGSIGMLPSASLGAGNPGLFEPIHGSAPDIAGKDLANPLATILSVSMMLRHAFDMTEEADCVEQAVEKTLEQGYRTGDIRQEGAKSVGCTAMAEAVLANM; from the coding sequence ATGAAGATTTGTGTAATGCCCGGCGACGGCATCGGCCCGGAGATCGTGGCCCAGGCCCTGCGGGTTCTGGACAAAGTGGGCGACAAGTTTGGCCGTACCTTCGAGACGAGCGAAGCGTTGATCGGCGGCTGCGCCATTGATGCCGAGGGTGTGCCGCTGCCTGCGGACACCGTGGCCAAGTGCAAGGATTCCGACGCCGTGCTGCTGGGCGCGGTGGGCGGTCCCCAGTGGGATACCATCGATCCTTCGATCCGCCCGGAAAAGGGACTGCTCGGCATCCGCAAGGAGCTTGGGTTGTTTGCCAACGTGCGTCCGGCCAAGCTGTTCAAGCAGTTGGCCGATGCCTGCTACCTGCGCCCGGACATCGTGGCCAGGGGGCTGGACGTTATGGTCGTGCGCGAACTGACCGGCGGCATCTATTTCGGAGAGCCGCGTTTTGACGGCGAAAAGGACGGCGAACGGTTCGGCTACAATACCATGGTCTATTTCGAGCACGAGATCCGGCGCATCGCCAAGGTGGCCTTTGAGGCCGCCCGCAAGCGTTCCAAACGGGTCTGCTCCGTGGACAAGGCCAACGTCCTCGACGTTTCCCGCGTGTGGCGCGAGATCGTCATCGACGAGCACAAGAACTATCCAGACATCGAGCTGTCCCATCTGTACGTGGACAACGCGGCCATGCAGTTGGTGCGCGACCCCTCCCAGTTCGACGTCCTGGTCACCGGCAACCTGTTCGGCGACATCCTGTCCGACGAGGCCGCGGCCATCACCGGTTCCATCGGCATGCTGCCGTCGGCCAGCCTCGGCGCGGGCAATCCCGGTCTGTTCGAGCCCATCCACGGCTCGGCCCCAGACATCGCGGGCAAGGATCTGGCCAACCCCCTGGCCACCATTCTGTCCGTGTCCATGATGCTGCGCCACGCCTTCGACATGACCGAGGAAGCGGACTGCGTGGAACAGGCCGTGGAAAAGACCTTGGAGCAGGGTTACCGCACCGGCGACATCAGGCAGGAGGGAGCCAAATCCGTGGGCTGCACCGCCATGGCCGAAGCCGTGCTGGCGAACATGTAG
- a CDS encoding 3-isopropylmalate dehydratase small subunit, whose protein sequence is MKVTGTVHKVGDNIDTDAIIPARFLVTTDAKELGAKCMEGLEAGWVKRVKQNDIMVGGVNFGCGSSREHAPISILGAGIPVVLAHSFARIFYRNGFNMGLVLLEIGDDIDKFSDTNQIEVDTSTGVIKNLTTGVTVQAAPVPPFMQEILNAGGLVEYGKRKLA, encoded by the coding sequence ATGAAAGTAACCGGAACCGTCCATAAAGTGGGCGACAATATCGATACGGACGCCATCATTCCGGCTCGTTTCCTGGTGACCACCGACGCCAAGGAGCTGGGTGCCAAGTGCATGGAAGGCCTGGAGGCCGGGTGGGTCAAGCGCGTTAAGCAGAACGACATTATGGTCGGCGGCGTGAACTTCGGCTGCGGTTCGTCTCGCGAGCATGCGCCGATCTCCATCCTGGGCGCGGGTATTCCCGTGGTCCTGGCCCACAGCTTTGCGCGCATTTTCTACCGCAACGGCTTCAACATGGGCCTGGTTCTGCTCGAAATCGGCGACGACATCGACAAGTTTAGCGATACCAATCAGATCGAAGTGGACACCTCCACTGGCGTGATCAAGAATCTGACCACCGGCGTGACCGTCCAGGCCGCCCCGGTCCCTCCGTTCATGCAGGAAATTCTGAACGCCGGAGGACTGGTCGAATACGGAAAGAGAAAATTGGCCTAG
- the leuC gene encoding 3-isopropylmalate dehydratase large subunit, translating to MGQTLAEKILQNHTDQDISGPGQIVQCKVDMVLANDVTAPLAAKAFKAMGAKKVFDKDKIALVCDHFTPNKDIDSAEQVKVVREFAEEMGVTHYYECGEVGVEHALLPEKGIVGPGDVVVGADSHTCTYGGLGAFATGMGSTDVGAAMALGETWFKVPPTIRVNLTGTPGEYVGPKDFVLNQIGILGVSGALYKALEYGGAVVDAMSMEGRMTIANMAIEAGGKVGLFPVDQKALDYSKNAGFKGGALMAADADAEYERVLDIDVTGMAPQVACPHLPENVKPVDETAGLKIHQAVIGSCTNGRIEDMRLAASVLKGRKVDPKVRCIILPATPSIWKACMREGLMEIFMDAGCIVGPPTCGPCLGGHMGILAGGERVIATTNRNFKGRMGSLESEVFLSNPAVAAASAVAGEIINPAKL from the coding sequence ATGGGTCAGACCTTAGCTGAAAAAATTCTGCAGAATCATACGGACCAGGATATCTCCGGCCCTGGGCAGATTGTCCAGTGCAAGGTGGACATGGTCCTCGCCAACGACGTTACCGCGCCGCTGGCCGCCAAGGCCTTCAAGGCCATGGGTGCCAAAAAAGTGTTCGACAAGGACAAGATCGCCTTGGTTTGCGATCATTTTACCCCGAACAAGGACATTGATTCCGCCGAGCAGGTCAAGGTTGTCCGCGAGTTCGCCGAAGAAATGGGCGTGACCCATTACTACGAATGCGGCGAGGTCGGCGTGGAACACGCCCTGCTGCCCGAGAAGGGCATCGTCGGTCCCGGCGACGTGGTGGTGGGTGCGGATTCCCACACCTGTACCTACGGCGGCCTGGGCGCGTTCGCCACGGGCATGGGCTCCACCGACGTCGGCGCGGCCATGGCGCTGGGCGAGACCTGGTTCAAGGTCCCCCCGACCATCCGCGTGAATCTGACCGGCACCCCGGGCGAGTACGTCGGTCCCAAGGATTTTGTCCTTAACCAGATTGGCATTCTTGGCGTGTCCGGTGCGCTCTACAAGGCGTTGGAATACGGCGGCGCGGTCGTGGACGCCATGTCCATGGAAGGGCGCATGACCATTGCCAACATGGCCATCGAGGCGGGCGGCAAAGTCGGTCTGTTCCCGGTGGACCAAAAGGCTCTGGACTACTCGAAGAACGCCGGGTTCAAGGGCGGGGCGCTCATGGCCGCCGATGCGGATGCCGAGTATGAGCGCGTGCTCGACATCGACGTCACCGGCATGGCCCCTCAGGTGGCCTGTCCGCACCTGCCTGAAAACGTCAAGCCCGTGGACGAGACCGCCGGGCTCAAGATTCATCAGGCCGTCATCGGTTCCTGCACCAACGGCCGTATCGAGGACATGCGCCTGGCCGCGTCCGTGCTCAAGGGGCGCAAGGTTGACCCCAAGGTGCGCTGCATCATCCTGCCCGCCACCCCGTCCATTTGGAAGGCATGCATGCGGGAAGGGCTGATGGAAATATTCATGGACGCGGGCTGTATTGTGGGCCCGCCCACCTGCGGCCCCTGTCTGGGCGGCCATATGGGCATTTTGGCGGGTGGCGAGCGCGTCATCGCCACCACCAACCGCAACTTCAAGGGCCGCATGGGTTCCCTGGAGTCCGAGGTCTTCCTGTCCAACCCCGCCGTGGCCGCCGCTTCCGCCGTGGCCGGTGAGATCATCAACCCCGCCAAACTGTAG
- a CDS encoding 2-isopropylmalate synthase, whose amino-acid sequence MAERVYVFDTTLRDGEQSPGATMNLDEKIRMARQLETLGVDIIEAGFPIASQGDFEAVQAIAAAVEKPQIAGLCRAVTKDIDRCWEAVKDARHPRIHVFLATSEIHMKHKLGKTADEVIEMIDKAVRHARQYTDNVEFSAEDASRSDWDFLVKVAETAIDAGACVVNIPDTVGYTQPFEYYDLIKYLMGNVRNIDKAMISVHCHNDLGSAVANSLAAVRAGARQVECTVLGIGERAGNAALEDLVMALNTRKELYGVETNIVTEQIFPSCRRLSQIIGMPIPPNKAIVGANAFAHESGVHQDGVLKNRLTYEIMTPASIGLTTNEIVIGKHSGSHAVRKKAEELGYNLDEDQLNVLFKAVKDLADKKEQIFDEDVEALILESVYRRKDRFRLVDMSVFSGTGDVPPHAATVMEFGAEGEAEVRKTSKFGEGSIDAVFQSIYSLVGVSPKLEVYSVNAVTEGSDALAGVAVRIEYDGVKAVGRANDADVVKASALAMVNALNRLEKAKEEK is encoded by the coding sequence ATGGCAGAAAGAGTGTACGTATTCGATACCACCTTGCGTGACGGCGAACAGTCGCCCGGCGCGACCATGAATTTGGACGAGAAAATCCGCATGGCCCGTCAGCTCGAAACTTTGGGCGTGGACATCATCGAAGCGGGTTTTCCCATTGCCAGCCAGGGCGATTTCGAAGCGGTCCAGGCCATTGCCGCCGCTGTGGAAAAACCGCAGATCGCCGGGCTGTGCCGGGCGGTGACCAAAGACATCGACCGTTGCTGGGAGGCCGTCAAGGACGCCCGGCACCCGCGCATTCACGTTTTTTTGGCCACCAGCGAAATTCATATGAAGCATAAGCTGGGCAAGACCGCCGACGAAGTCATCGAAATGATCGACAAGGCCGTCCGCCATGCCCGGCAGTACACGGACAACGTGGAGTTTTCGGCCGAGGACGCCTCGCGCTCGGACTGGGATTTCCTGGTCAAGGTGGCCGAGACCGCCATCGACGCAGGCGCCTGCGTGGTCAACATCCCGGATACCGTGGGCTACACCCAGCCTTTTGAATATTACGACCTGATCAAGTACCTCATGGGCAACGTGCGGAACATCGACAAGGCCATGATCTCGGTCCACTGCCACAACGACCTGGGTTCGGCCGTGGCCAACAGCCTCGCCGCCGTCAGGGCGGGAGCGCGCCAGGTGGAATGCACCGTGCTCGGCATCGGCGAGCGCGCGGGCAATGCGGCCCTGGAGGACTTGGTCATGGCGCTGAACACCCGCAAGGAACTCTATGGCGTGGAGACCAATATCGTTACCGAACAGATATTCCCGTCCTGCCGCCGCCTGTCCCAGATCATCGGCATGCCCATCCCGCCCAACAAGGCCATCGTCGGGGCCAATGCCTTTGCCCATGAATCCGGCGTGCATCAGGACGGCGTGCTCAAGAACCGCCTGACCTATGAGATCATGACTCCGGCCTCCATCGGCCTGACCACCAATGAGATCGTCATCGGTAAGCACTCCGGCTCCCACGCGGTGCGCAAAAAGGCCGAGGAATTGGGCTACAACCTGGATGAGGACCAGCTCAACGTGCTCTTCAAGGCGGTCAAGGATCTGGCCGACAAGAAGGAGCAGATCTTCGACGAAGACGTGGAAGCGCTCATCTTGGAGTCCGTGTATCGACGTAAGGACCGTTTTCGGTTGGTGGACATGTCCGTGTTTTCCGGTACGGGCGACGTGCCGCCACACGCGGCCACGGTCATGGAATTTGGGGCCGAAGGCGAGGCCGAAGTGCGCAAAACCAGCAAGTTCGGCGAAGGTTCCATTGACGCCGTGTTTCAGTCCATCTACTCATTGGTGGGCGTATCCCCGAAACTCGAAGTTTATTCGGTCAACGCCGTGACCGAAGGGTCCGACGCCCTGGCTGGCGTCGCCGTGCGCATCGAGTATGACGGCGTCAAGGCCGTGGGCCGCGCCAACGATGCCGATGTGGTCAAAGCCAGTGCTTTGGCCATGGTCAACGCATTGAACCGCTTGGAAAAAGCGAAAGAGGAGAAATAG
- the pssA gene encoding CDP-diacylglycerol--serine O-phosphatidyltransferase, with amino-acid sequence MVEKKLPRHKSVYLLPNLLTTASLFVGFLGLTWAIQGDIASCALCILASCVFDGLDGKVARITNTQSEFGVQLDSLADLVAFGVVPAVMAYLWILNDFGRLGLMAAFLFMACGALRLARFNVQASTSSKKHFVGLPIPAAACTLATLVLFTEYVPQEYMHSVVSVGTLVLVYVLSFFMVSTIRFYSFKEISAFKAHPFSWMVTAILIFSLIASRPKVLGFVFFLGYLISGPLYTLFLLSRTNKRLLRDGSKKELN; translated from the coding sequence ATGGTTGAAAAAAAATTGCCGCGCCATAAGAGTGTCTATCTCTTGCCGAACCTGCTGACTACGGCCAGCCTGTTTGTCGGCTTTCTGGGATTGACCTGGGCCATCCAGGGGGACATCGCCTCCTGTGCCCTGTGCATTCTGGCCAGTTGCGTTTTCGACGGACTGGACGGCAAAGTGGCGCGCATCACCAACACGCAAAGCGAATTCGGCGTCCAGCTCGACTCTCTGGCCGATCTGGTCGCCTTCGGCGTGGTCCCGGCGGTCATGGCCTATCTCTGGATTTTGAACGACTTCGGCCGCCTCGGTTTGATGGCCGCCTTCCTGTTTATGGCCTGCGGCGCCCTGCGGCTGGCGCGATTCAACGTCCAGGCCTCGACCTCCTCCAAGAAGCATTTCGTGGGCCTGCCCATTCCGGCGGCTGCCTGTACCTTGGCCACCCTGGTGCTCTTCACCGAATACGTTCCGCAGGAGTACATGCACTCCGTGGTCTCCGTAGGCACCCTGGTCCTCGTCTACGTGCTGTCGTTTTTCATGGTCAGCACCATCCGCTTCTACTCCTTCAAGGAAATCAGCGCCTTCAAGGCCCATCCCTTCAGCTGGATGGTTACCGCGATTCTGATTTTTTCCCTCATCGCGTCCCGCCCCAAGGTGCTCGGCTTCGTCTTCTTCCTGGGCTATCTCATTTCCGGCCCGCTCTACACCCTTTTCCTACTATCCCGTACCAACAAGCGACTACTACGGGACGGCTCCAAGAAAGAGCTGAACTAG
- a CDS encoding phosphatidylserine decarboxylase family protein, with amino-acid sequence MLKPSVGVALEGVPYIVIAAFTTLIFAIIGCWPVAVLGLFATAFIGHFFRDPERVGPEDAEAVAAPADGKVIKVGRAVDPMTGENRQYIAIFMNVFNVHVNRMPVSGKVETIRYIPGKFFNASFDKASEDNERNVVVITGKSNQRFTMVQIAGLIARRIVCWAEPGDKLKRGERYGLIKFGSRVDLYIPDGYVPVVSVGQKTIAGETALAEKRSA; translated from the coding sequence ATGTTGAAACCGTCAGTCGGCGTCGCCCTGGAAGGGGTGCCCTACATCGTCATCGCCGCATTCACCACCCTGATCTTCGCCATTATCGGCTGCTGGCCCGTGGCCGTGCTCGGGCTGTTCGCCACTGCATTCATCGGTCATTTCTTCCGCGACCCCGAGCGGGTCGGCCCGGAGGATGCCGAAGCCGTGGCCGCTCCGGCGGACGGCAAGGTCATCAAGGTCGGTCGGGCCGTGGACCCCATGACGGGGGAAAACCGCCAGTACATCGCCATTTTCATGAATGTCTTCAACGTGCACGTGAACCGTATGCCGGTCAGCGGCAAGGTCGAGACCATCCGCTATATCCCCGGCAAATTCTTCAACGCTTCCTTTGACAAGGCCAGCGAGGACAACGAGCGCAACGTCGTGGTCATCACCGGCAAGAGCAATCAGCGGTTCACCATGGTCCAGATCGCGGGCCTCATCGCCCGGCGCATCGTTTGCTGGGCCGAACCGGGCGACAAGCTCAAGCGCGGCGAGCGATATGGTCTGATTAAGTTTGGATCAAGAGTTGACCTTTACATTCCGGATGGCTATGTACCAGTTGTCAGCGTCGGTCAAAAGACCATCGCCGGCGAAACGGCCCTGGCGGAAAAACGTTCCGCCTGA